TCTCGACAAATTATTTCGCCGGCCTACTTTCCGGGGCGCATCCTCCCGCCGGAAAGATCCCCGTGACCGCGAAACAGACCCAGCCGATCGACCTCTACTATTGGGGCACGCCGAACGGCTTCAAGATTTCCATCCTGCTCGAAGAGCTCGGCCTGCCCTACACCCCCCACTTCGTCAACATCGGCAAGGGCGACCAGTTCAAGCCCGAGTTCCTGGCGATCGCGCCCAACAACCGCATCCCGGCGATCGTCGATCCCGAGGGTCCGGACGGCAAGCCGATCTCGATCTTCGAGTCGGCCGCGATCATGATCTACCTCGCCGAGAAGTTCGGGCGCTTCCTGGGCCGCAATCCGCGCGAGCGCGTGGCGGTGCTGGAATGGCTGGAGTGGCAGATGGGCGGCGTCGGCCCGATGTTCGGCCAGTACGGCCACTTCCGTAACGCCGCGCCGGAAAAGATTCCGTACGCGCTCACCCGCTACGGCAACGAGGTCCACCGCCTCTACCGCGTGCTGAACACACGGCTGGAAGGCCGCGAGTACGTCGCCGACGAATACTCGATCGCCGACATGGCCTTGTTCGGCTGGGTCCGCAATTGGCAGAACCGGGAAGTCGATGGCGCCGAATTCCCGAACGTCGTCGCCTGGAGCAACCGCCTCGAGGCGCGGCCGGCCGTGCAGCGCGGCATCGCGCTGAAGGCGCCGCCCGCGCCGGAATCCAAGCCCGAGGAAAAGGAAGCGGAGCGGAAGATTTTGTACGGGCAGCGGTAGTCCGGAACGCCGCTTCAACCTCCCCCTTGCGGGGAGGTCGAAACCGGCAAAGCCGGTTTCGGGCGGGGGTTGCGGCGCGAATTGATAGAGCCCGACCCCTCCCCAAAACCGCTTCGCGGTTTTACCCTCCCGCAAGGGCAGGGTTGAAGGAAAACTACATCCCCTTCCGCGCCGCCGACCAGA
The sequence above is drawn from the Bauldia sp. genome and encodes:
- a CDS encoding glutathione S-transferase N-terminal domain-containing protein; amino-acid sequence: MTAKQTQPIDLYYWGTPNGFKISILLEELGLPYTPHFVNIGKGDQFKPEFLAIAPNNRIPAIVDPEGPDGKPISIFESAAIMIYLAEKFGRFLGRNPRERVAVLEWLEWQMGGVGPMFGQYGHFRNAAPEKIPYALTRYGNEVHRLYRVLNTRLEGREYVADEYSIADMALFGWVRNWQNREVDGAEFPNVVAWSNRLEARPAVQRGIALKAPPAPESKPEEKEAERKILYGQR